The following coding sequences lie in one Pseudarthrobacter phenanthrenivorans Sphe3 genomic window:
- a CDS encoding SCO4848 family membrane protein → MELPLFAALVLVVAGVWSLVVWPQFLRRVMKDPRARDSAGKATKFLTVHVVLVSISMVLGAATAVIGVMGLVG, encoded by the coding sequence GTGGAACTGCCCCTCTTCGCCGCCCTGGTCCTGGTCGTCGCCGGCGTGTGGTCCCTGGTGGTCTGGCCGCAGTTCCTGCGCAGGGTCATGAAGGACCCGCGTGCCCGTGACTCGGCCGGCAAAGCGACCAAATTCCTCACCGTCCATGTGGTGCTCGTAAGCATCTCCATGGTGCTGGGCGCGGCCACGGCCGTCATTGGCGTGATGGGGCTGGTTGGCTAG
- the cobA gene encoding uroporphyrinogen-III C-methyltransferase, with protein MQLSIDLTGREVLVTGSDHAARQAVRRYEAAGAVVSRLSSPQGAGHDGPLPERPFLVAAVDDGQPGWENLLDRCRAAGIPVAAEPAAGAPGQVTLVGGGPGTTELLTIAAIKALRDADVVFYDRLAPYQELPSLTSAELVDVGKKPGHHKVSQCDIEKLMVESALAGNNVVRLKGGDPYVFGRGGEEVAACVAAGVKVRVISGVTSAISVPAAAGIPVTHREVSHMFTVVSGHAPLTEKEHQHLAGLGGTIVVLMGIGTLHQLAAGLRRAGMRPDMPMAVVERGYRPGQRTTIADLGTIASAAAGCSNPAVLVIGEVVRVAEANRGHAEAAADLDRLAASLLGS; from the coding sequence ATGCAGCTCAGCATTGACCTGACCGGCCGGGAAGTCCTGGTCACCGGCTCGGACCACGCTGCCCGCCAGGCGGTCCGCCGCTACGAAGCCGCGGGCGCCGTCGTCTCCCGCCTGAGCAGCCCCCAGGGGGCAGGACATGACGGACCGCTGCCCGAACGCCCGTTCCTGGTGGCCGCGGTGGACGACGGACAGCCCGGCTGGGAGAACCTCCTGGACCGGTGCCGCGCAGCCGGCATTCCCGTTGCCGCCGAACCCGCCGCGGGTGCTCCCGGCCAGGTGACCCTGGTGGGCGGCGGCCCCGGCACCACCGAACTCCTCACCATCGCCGCCATCAAGGCCCTTCGCGACGCCGACGTGGTGTTCTACGACCGGCTGGCGCCGTACCAGGAGCTCCCTTCCCTGACCTCGGCCGAGCTTGTGGACGTTGGCAAGAAGCCGGGCCACCACAAGGTCAGCCAGTGCGACATTGAAAAGCTCATGGTGGAAAGCGCATTGGCCGGCAACAACGTGGTCCGGCTCAAGGGCGGAGACCCCTACGTCTTCGGCCGGGGCGGCGAGGAAGTTGCAGCCTGTGTGGCAGCCGGCGTCAAAGTCCGCGTCATCTCCGGGGTCACCAGCGCCATCTCGGTTCCGGCCGCCGCAGGAATCCCGGTCACGCACCGGGAAGTCAGCCACATGTTCACCGTGGTTTCCGGGCACGCCCCACTGACCGAGAAGGAGCACCAGCACCTTGCCGGGCTGGGCGGCACGATCGTTGTGCTGATGGGCATCGGCACGTTGCACCAGCTCGCCGCAGGACTGCGCCGGGCCGGGATGCGGCCCGACATGCCCATGGCAGTCGTGGAGCGCGGATACCGGCCCGGACAGCGCACCACCATTGCCGACCTGGGCACCATCGCCTCGGCGGCTGCCGGCTGCAGCAACCCTGCCGTACTGGTCATCGGCGAGGTGGTTCGGGTGGCTGAGGCCAACCGCGGTCATGCCGAGGCCGCCGCCGACCTGGACCGGCTGGCGGCCTCGCTGCTGGGTTCGTGA
- the mfd gene encoding transcription-repair coupling factor: protein MSLPGPSHHGPSLDGLRRALAADQTFARVRAEAARGFAVRGQDYQISAPAGLRAVLLAEMADGIAAASAGEGPDGGGSGVVLAVTATGREAEDLAAALRAYLPADCVAEFPSWETLPHERLSPRSDTVGRRLSVLRRLAHPESSAAGPLRVVVAPVRAVVQPVVAGLGELVPVTLKVGQEKPFGDVVRSLADAAYARVDMVTHRGEFAVRGGIIDVFPPTEDHPIRVEFFGDEVDQMRWFAVADQRSLSSPGLHHPTELHAPPCREILITPSVMSRAATLKSQLPAAADMLEKIAGGIAVEGMESLAPVLVDSMVPFVEQLPAGSISVIIEPEKVRTRAHDLAATNEEFLEAAWSTASDGGAAPLDLSSQATAALHSASFRSLTETRTSSLEHGVSWWSITSLAQDEELLPDIDVLNLHAREPRGYQGDVAEMMDFIGSHVRDQWRIVVATEGPGPAQRLAELFHENDIPCARVDSLDHEPQAGIIEVTTAVVGRGFVLDGLKLGLLTEADLLGRTSAGSTKDMRRMPSKRRNAVDPLQLVAGDHVVHEQHGIGKFVELIQRKVAGGGDGVREYLVLEYAPSKRGAPGDRLFVPTDQLDQVTRYVGGDTPVLSKMGGADWASTKSKARKAVKEIAGELIRLYSARMASRGHAFGPDTPWQRELEEAFPYVETPDQLTTINEVKADMEREIPMDRLVSGDVGYGKTEIAVRAAFKAVQDGKQVAVLVPTTLLAQQHYETFTERFSGFPLRVKPLSRFQASKEAKETAEGVKNGTVDVVIGTHRLLSKDFEFKDLGLVIVDEEQRFGVEHKEALKKMRTNVDVLAMSATPIPRTLEMSLTGIRETSTLATPPEERHPVLTYVGPYTDKQTSAAIRRELMREGQVFFVHNRVSTIERTAAKIRELVPEARVEVAHGKMSESRLEQIIVDFWEKRFDVLVCTTIIETGLDISNANTLIVDGADKYGLSQLHQLRGRVGRGRERAYAYFLYPSEKPLGEVALERLKAVATHNELGAGMQLAMKDLEIRGAGNLLGGEQSGHIQGVGFDLYIRLVGEAVADYRGEAEEKAAEMKIELPVNAHLPHDYVPGERLRLEAYRKLASALTNEAIDEVLAELVDRYGEPPLPARNLVDVARFRVGAREAGLSDVALQGNFIKFSPAQLPESKIMRLTRMYPGSQSKPALDAVLIPKPKTARIGGRDLQDAEILEWANGVIRNIFSDAPLAVS from the coding sequence ATGAGCCTTCCCGGCCCGTCCCACCACGGCCCGTCGCTGGACGGTCTGCGCCGTGCACTCGCCGCAGACCAGACCTTCGCGCGCGTGCGCGCAGAGGCTGCCCGCGGGTTCGCGGTCCGGGGCCAGGACTACCAGATCAGCGCACCCGCCGGGCTGCGCGCGGTACTCCTCGCCGAAATGGCGGACGGGATAGCCGCTGCCTCCGCAGGGGAAGGGCCCGACGGCGGAGGGTCCGGCGTCGTGCTGGCCGTCACCGCCACGGGACGCGAGGCTGAGGACCTGGCCGCGGCATTGCGCGCCTACCTTCCCGCCGACTGCGTTGCGGAGTTTCCCAGTTGGGAGACCCTGCCGCACGAGCGCCTCTCGCCCCGTTCGGATACCGTGGGCCGCCGCCTGTCGGTGCTGCGCCGGCTGGCGCACCCGGAAAGCTCCGCGGCGGGTCCCCTCCGTGTGGTGGTGGCTCCCGTCCGCGCCGTGGTCCAGCCGGTGGTGGCCGGCCTGGGCGAGCTGGTCCCGGTCACCCTGAAAGTGGGTCAGGAGAAACCTTTCGGCGACGTGGTCCGTAGCTTGGCCGACGCCGCATACGCCCGGGTGGACATGGTGACCCACCGCGGCGAGTTCGCAGTCCGCGGCGGCATCATCGACGTCTTCCCGCCTACGGAGGACCACCCCATCCGGGTCGAGTTCTTCGGCGATGAGGTGGACCAGATGCGCTGGTTCGCGGTAGCAGACCAGCGCTCGCTGTCCTCGCCCGGCCTTCACCATCCCACCGAACTGCATGCCCCGCCGTGCCGCGAGATCCTCATCACCCCGTCCGTGATGTCCCGCGCCGCCACGCTCAAGTCCCAACTTCCGGCCGCGGCTGACATGCTGGAGAAAATCGCCGGCGGCATCGCCGTGGAGGGCATGGAATCCCTGGCACCGGTGCTGGTGGACTCCATGGTCCCGTTCGTGGAACAGCTTCCTGCCGGGTCTATTTCCGTCATTATCGAGCCGGAGAAAGTCCGCACCCGGGCCCACGATCTCGCGGCCACCAACGAGGAGTTCCTTGAGGCGGCCTGGTCCACAGCTTCCGACGGCGGTGCGGCCCCGCTCGACCTGAGCTCGCAGGCAACTGCCGCCCTCCACTCCGCCAGCTTCCGCTCCCTGACGGAGACCCGGACCTCCTCGCTGGAGCATGGCGTGTCCTGGTGGTCCATCACCTCCCTTGCCCAGGACGAGGAACTGCTGCCGGACATCGACGTCCTGAACCTGCACGCCCGCGAACCACGGGGCTACCAGGGTGACGTGGCGGAAATGATGGACTTCATTGGATCCCATGTGCGGGACCAATGGCGGATCGTCGTCGCCACCGAAGGTCCCGGGCCGGCCCAGCGCCTGGCGGAGCTGTTTCACGAAAACGACATCCCGTGTGCCCGCGTGGACAGCCTGGACCACGAGCCCCAGGCGGGGATCATCGAGGTGACCACCGCCGTCGTCGGACGCGGTTTTGTCCTGGACGGGCTCAAACTGGGCCTGCTCACCGAAGCCGACCTGCTGGGCAGGACGTCCGCCGGGTCCACCAAGGACATGCGCCGCATGCCCTCCAAGCGGCGCAACGCGGTGGACCCGCTGCAGCTCGTGGCGGGCGACCATGTGGTCCACGAGCAGCACGGCATTGGAAAGTTCGTGGAGCTGATCCAGCGCAAGGTAGCCGGCGGCGGTGACGGCGTGCGTGAATACCTCGTCCTGGAGTACGCGCCGTCCAAGCGGGGCGCCCCGGGGGACAGGCTGTTCGTCCCCACGGACCAGCTGGACCAGGTGACCCGCTACGTCGGCGGGGATACCCCTGTGCTGAGCAAGATGGGCGGTGCGGACTGGGCCAGTACCAAGTCCAAGGCACGCAAGGCCGTCAAGGAGATCGCCGGCGAGCTGATCCGCCTCTACTCGGCCCGGATGGCGTCCCGGGGGCATGCCTTTGGGCCGGACACGCCCTGGCAGCGGGAACTGGAGGAGGCCTTCCCGTACGTGGAGACGCCGGACCAGCTGACCACCATCAACGAGGTCAAAGCCGACATGGAGCGGGAAATCCCCATGGACCGCCTGGTTTCCGGCGACGTGGGCTACGGCAAGACCGAGATCGCGGTGCGGGCGGCGTTCAAGGCGGTCCAGGACGGCAAGCAGGTGGCTGTGCTGGTGCCCACCACCCTGCTCGCACAGCAGCACTACGAAACGTTCACCGAGCGGTTCTCCGGCTTCCCGCTGCGCGTGAAGCCGCTCTCCCGGTTCCAGGCGTCCAAGGAGGCGAAGGAAACGGCGGAGGGCGTCAAGAACGGCACCGTGGACGTGGTGATCGGCACCCACCGCCTGCTGTCCAAGGACTTCGAGTTCAAGGACCTGGGCCTGGTCATCGTGGACGAGGAGCAGCGCTTCGGGGTGGAGCACAAGGAAGCCTTGAAGAAAATGCGCACCAACGTGGACGTCCTCGCCATGAGCGCCACGCCCATTCCGCGCACCCTGGAGATGTCCCTGACCGGAATCCGGGAAACCTCCACCCTGGCCACGCCGCCGGAAGAACGCCACCCGGTCCTGACCTACGTGGGCCCGTACACGGATAAGCAGACCTCAGCCGCGATCCGCCGCGAGCTCATGCGCGAAGGGCAGGTCTTCTTCGTCCACAACCGCGTGTCCACCATCGAACGCACGGCCGCCAAGATCCGCGAGCTGGTGCCCGAGGCACGGGTGGAGGTGGCGCACGGCAAAATGTCCGAGAGCCGCCTGGAGCAGATCATCGTGGACTTCTGGGAGAAGCGCTTTGACGTGCTGGTGTGCACCACCATCATCGAAACCGGACTGGACATCTCCAACGCGAACACCCTGATCGTGGACGGTGCGGACAAATACGGCCTGTCCCAGCTGCACCAGCTCCGCGGACGCGTGGGCCGCGGCCGGGAACGCGCCTACGCCTACTTCCTGTACCCGTCGGAAAAACCGCTGGGCGAGGTGGCGCTGGAGCGGCTCAAGGCCGTGGCCACCCACAATGAGCTCGGTGCCGGCATGCAGCTGGCCATGAAGGACCTGGAGATCAGGGGTGCCGGCAACCTGCTCGGGGGCGAGCAGTCAGGGCACATCCAGGGTGTGGGCTTCGATTTGTACATCCGGCTGGTGGGCGAGGCAGTTGCTGACTACCGTGGTGAGGCCGAGGAGAAGGCCGCCGAGATGAAGATCGAGCTGCCGGTCAATGCGCACCTGCCGCATGACTACGTGCCGGGGGAGCGGCTGCGGCTGGAGGCCTACCGGAAGCTCGCCTCCGCCCTTACCAACGAGGCCATCGACGAGGTGCTGGCCGAGCTGGTGGACCGCTACGGCGAGCCGCCGCTGCCCGCCCGCAACCTGGTGGACGTGGCGCGCTTCCGGGTGGGGGCTCGGGAAGCCGGCCTGTCCGACGTAGCGCTGCAGGGCAACTTCATCAAGTTCTCGCCCGCCCAGCTGCCGGAGTCCAAGATCATGCGGCTGACGCGGATGTACCCTGGTTCCCAGTCCAAGCCTGCCCTCGACGCAGTGCTGATTCCCAAGCCGAAGACGGCAAGGATCGGCGGGCGGGACCTGCAGGACGCGGAAATCCTGGAGTGGGCCAACGGCGTCATCCGGAACATTTTCTCGGACGCGCCATTGGCGGTGAGCTAG
- a CDS encoding metal-dependent hydrolase, with the protein MGGHHAASGAAAWVAIASTGPYTLGWYPLDATGILIGGMATAGTALVCDWDHRHSTVANSLPPLSNVIAVGIENASGGHRQGTHSVLGAAFFVLLATLAGQVQLQTEWGLLSVGAGLLCMFMINIAAKALKLFPKAGFISNWLFALTMAGLVTWFAPDQWTWLPVSMLTGVVVHIVGDLITTGGVPLLWPLVVRPPKALRRMPLLRQVWRPNGALSLPLLGRAGSKREWLVLIPVSAYAMVGMCVAAWSIGHSHWGRAAEAALAWARLWL; encoded by the coding sequence ATGGGAGGACACCACGCCGCGTCGGGAGCCGCGGCGTGGGTAGCTATTGCCTCAACGGGCCCGTATACGCTCGGCTGGTACCCGCTGGATGCCACCGGGATCCTGATCGGCGGGATGGCGACGGCGGGAACGGCCCTGGTGTGCGACTGGGACCACCGGCACAGTACGGTGGCGAACTCCTTGCCGCCGCTGTCCAACGTGATCGCCGTCGGGATCGAGAACGCCAGCGGCGGGCACCGCCAGGGCACGCACTCGGTCCTCGGGGCGGCTTTCTTCGTGCTGTTGGCCACGCTGGCCGGGCAGGTCCAGCTGCAGACCGAGTGGGGGCTGCTGTCCGTAGGCGCGGGACTGTTGTGCATGTTCATGATCAACATCGCGGCCAAGGCCCTGAAACTGTTTCCCAAGGCAGGGTTCATCAGCAACTGGCTCTTTGCGCTGACCATGGCGGGGCTGGTCACCTGGTTCGCGCCGGACCAGTGGACCTGGCTTCCGGTTTCCATGCTGACCGGCGTGGTGGTCCATATCGTGGGGGACCTCATCACCACGGGCGGCGTGCCCCTGCTGTGGCCGTTGGTGGTGCGGCCGCCCAAGGCCCTGCGGCGGATGCCGCTGCTGCGCCAGGTCTGGCGGCCCAACGGCGCCTTGTCCCTGCCGCTGCTGGGCCGTGCCGGTTCGAAACGCGAGTGGCTTGTGCTGATCCCCGTCAGCGCCTACGCCATGGTGGGCATGTGCGTGGCTGCCTGGTCCATCGGCCACAGCCACTGGGGGCGTGCGGCAGAGGCCGCACTGGCCTGGGCCAGGCTCTGGCTGTAG
- a CDS encoding FAD-dependent oxidoreductase, protein MSAPAPSTSTTSGTRIVIAGAGPAAQALVSQLDRARFTGSITVLSNRDDTPEALLELAMLPQVSVRFGQPASHIDAANRTVATADGMEFAYDQLVIATGSAPVAAPVKGAAQCLSYSTIDDAARIGEAVSAVARELGRRPLGILVGTGAAAGQAEAVLRARGVRPIRTTARPAAVVPSLSAGAPAASAVIFEDGSSMNGDLVVLAEERVSRDGLAASAGLRTAANGGIVISDDFRTSVPGIWAIGDAAAFDGVRLGLLVAAASAAGACATQLLTAA, encoded by the coding sequence ATGTCCGCTCCGGCACCCTCCACGTCCACCACTTCCGGCACCCGCATCGTCATTGCCGGAGCCGGTCCTGCCGCGCAGGCACTTGTCAGCCAGCTGGACCGGGCCCGGTTCACCGGCAGCATCACCGTGCTGAGCAACCGGGACGACACCCCGGAGGCGCTGCTGGAGCTGGCGATGCTCCCCCAGGTCTCCGTCCGGTTCGGCCAGCCGGCAAGCCACATCGACGCCGCCAACCGGACCGTTGCCACGGCGGACGGCATGGAATTCGCCTACGACCAGCTGGTCATTGCCACCGGCTCGGCGCCGGTTGCCGCTCCGGTGAAAGGAGCGGCCCAGTGCCTGAGCTACTCCACCATCGACGACGCCGCCCGCATCGGCGAAGCCGTCAGTGCGGTGGCCCGGGAACTGGGCCGGCGTCCGCTGGGAATCCTGGTGGGCACGGGGGCCGCAGCGGGCCAGGCTGAAGCGGTCCTGCGCGCCCGGGGGGTACGGCCCATCCGCACCACAGCCCGCCCGGCCGCCGTCGTGCCCTCACTCTCCGCCGGCGCACCCGCCGCGTCCGCCGTCATATTCGAGGACGGCAGCAGCATGAACGGCGACCTTGTGGTCCTGGCGGAGGAGCGGGTCTCCCGGGACGGCCTCGCCGCAAGCGCCGGCCTGCGGACCGCTGCCAACGGAGGGATCGTCATCAGCGACGACTTCCGCACATCGGTTCCGGGGATCTGGGCCATCGGTGATGCTGCGGCGTTCGACGGCGTCCGGCTGGGCCTGCTGGTTGCCGCGGCTTCCGCTGCGGGCGCCTGCGCCACCCAACTGCTGACGGCTGCCTGA
- the sufU gene encoding Fe-S cluster assembly sulfur transfer protein SufU — translation MSLDSLYQQIILDHSKARHGSGLAATEPPAGASTGQSHQLNPVCGDEVTLRLAVENGKVAQVSWDGAGCSISMASASVLSELAEGMTVDELHQAIDSFREVLRSRGKIHADPELLGDAAAFEGVARYAARVKCAMISWVAAEDALNQAA, via the coding sequence ATGAGTCTTGACAGCCTGTACCAGCAGATCATCCTGGACCATTCAAAGGCCCGGCACGGCAGTGGGCTCGCCGCAACGGAGCCCCCGGCCGGCGCGTCCACCGGCCAGTCGCACCAGCTCAACCCCGTGTGCGGGGACGAGGTGACGCTGCGGCTTGCCGTGGAAAACGGGAAAGTGGCGCAGGTGTCCTGGGACGGGGCAGGCTGCTCCATCTCCATGGCGTCGGCTTCCGTGCTGAGTGAACTGGCAGAAGGAATGACGGTTGATGAGCTGCACCAGGCCATCGACAGTTTTCGCGAAGTCCTCCGTTCCCGGGGCAAGATCCACGCAGATCCCGAACTTTTGGGCGATGCTGCCGCGTTCGAGGGTGTGGCCCGGTACGCGGCACGCGTGAAGTGCGCCATGATTTCCTGGGTGGCCGCAGAGGACGCACTTAACCAGGCGGCGTAG
- a CDS encoding DUF2505 domain-containing protein: protein MALSATTTLPHSVSSVAAVLVNEDFQRHVSQLVGGSLESFTVDGDVAGAFSATSVRTLPTTRLPEIARKFVGEHLKVTQVESWDAPAADGSRQSNISLKIAGAPVDVTAVQRLVAEAAGTRVELEGEVKSSVPFLGGKIADAAEPMVAKALNLQAQQAQAWLESH, encoded by the coding sequence ATGGCGCTGAGCGCAACTACCACCCTTCCCCATTCCGTCAGCAGCGTTGCCGCTGTGCTGGTGAACGAGGACTTCCAGCGCCACGTCAGCCAGCTGGTGGGCGGCTCCCTGGAGTCCTTCACGGTTGACGGCGACGTTGCCGGTGCCTTCAGCGCAACGTCCGTCCGGACCCTGCCCACCACGCGCCTCCCGGAAATCGCCCGGAAATTCGTGGGCGAGCACTTGAAGGTGACCCAGGTGGAAAGCTGGGACGCACCCGCCGCCGACGGCTCCCGCCAGAGCAACATCTCCCTCAAGATCGCCGGCGCTCCCGTAGACGTCACCGCTGTCCAGCGGCTGGTGGCAGAGGCTGCAGGAACCCGCGTTGAGCTCGAAGGCGAGGTCAAGTCCTCCGTGCCGTTCCTGGGCGGCAAGATCGCGGATGCCGCTGAGCCGATGGTCGCCAAAGCCCTGAACCTGCAGGCGCAGCAGGCCCAGGCCTGGCTGGAAAGCCACTAG
- the deoC gene encoding deoxyribose-phosphate aldolase yields the protein MSNEATPSVQADAAGTAGSGSIASFIDHTLLKPEAGEADVLKVCAEAAEYGFKSVCVNPIWVKTVKNALKGSGVLTCSVVGFPLGATPTDVKTFEARGAVLDGADEVDMVINIAAARAGDKGALIDDITPVAEAVHAGGAILKVIIETGLLSDSQKVLACEAAVAAGADFVKTSTGFNGGGATVEDIALMRKTVGPGLGVKASGGVRSLEDAQAMIAAGATRIGASSGIAIVKGEQGSSAY from the coding sequence ATGAGCAACGAAGCCACCCCTTCCGTTCAGGCAGATGCCGCCGGCACCGCCGGTTCCGGCAGCATCGCATCCTTCATCGACCACACCCTGCTGAAGCCGGAGGCCGGTGAGGCGGACGTCCTGAAGGTCTGTGCCGAAGCGGCGGAGTACGGCTTCAAGTCGGTCTGCGTCAACCCGATCTGGGTCAAGACGGTGAAGAACGCCCTCAAGGGCTCCGGCGTCCTCACCTGCTCCGTGGTGGGGTTCCCCCTTGGCGCCACGCCCACGGACGTCAAGACGTTCGAGGCCCGTGGTGCCGTGCTGGACGGGGCCGACGAGGTGGACATGGTGATCAATATTGCCGCCGCCAGGGCCGGGGATAAAGGCGCGCTCATCGACGACATCACCCCGGTGGCCGAGGCAGTACACGCGGGCGGGGCCATCCTGAAGGTGATCATCGAAACCGGCCTGCTCTCGGACAGCCAGAAAGTCCTGGCCTGCGAGGCAGCCGTGGCGGCGGGCGCGGACTTCGTGAAGACATCAACGGGGTTCAACGGCGGCGGCGCAACCGTCGAGGACATTGCCCTGATGCGTAAGACAGTCGGCCCGGGCCTGGGCGTCAAGGCCTCCGGCGGGGTGCGTTCCCTCGAGGACGCGCAGGCTATGATTGCAGCAGGTGCAACACGTATTGGTGCCAGCTCCGGGATCGCAATCGTCAAGGGTGAACAGGGTTCATCCGCCTACTGA
- a CDS encoding uroporphyrinogen-III synthase, giving the protein MTALAPADAPRVEEVPDTAESPLEGFRIGVTSDRRSSDLIEALERRGAEVLHAPALKIAPVQEDMRLIEDTRAIIEARPDLCIATTAYGMRRWCEAADSFGIGEQLLEVLGNCRMFVRGPKARGAVRAAGLADVGISSDETTATLVDMLLAEGVRGKTVAVQLHGYTDVRQLERLRMSGATVLTVTPYRWVKPDGEDKLPRLIEAVCSGNLDVLTFTSAPAVDALWSTAHEMGVYKQLIDTLKTSVTTAVVGPVTAQPLLDAGVTPLIPERFRMGALIRLVCEHLALNHVRRLDTRSGNIELRGRSLRIDGQPVELAPAPLLLLRALLGAGGAVLSRESLSDLLELRGSVHALDMTVSRLRSSLPDGRLVETVVKRGYRIRV; this is encoded by the coding sequence ATGACTGCACTTGCCCCTGCCGACGCTCCGCGGGTTGAAGAAGTACCGGACACTGCCGAATCGCCCTTGGAGGGTTTCCGCATCGGCGTCACCTCCGACCGCCGCTCCAGCGACCTCATCGAGGCCCTGGAACGGCGTGGAGCCGAGGTACTGCACGCCCCCGCGCTGAAGATCGCCCCCGTGCAGGAGGACATGCGGCTCATCGAGGATACGAGGGCCATCATCGAGGCCAGGCCGGACCTCTGCATCGCCACCACCGCCTACGGAATGCGCCGCTGGTGCGAGGCCGCGGATTCCTTCGGCATCGGTGAGCAGCTGCTGGAGGTCCTGGGCAATTGCCGGATGTTTGTCCGGGGACCCAAAGCCCGCGGCGCCGTGCGCGCGGCCGGCCTTGCCGACGTCGGAATCAGCAGCGACGAGACCACCGCAACACTGGTGGACATGCTGCTGGCCGAGGGCGTCCGGGGCAAGACAGTGGCCGTGCAGCTGCACGGCTACACCGACGTCAGGCAGCTTGAGCGCCTCCGCATGTCCGGGGCCACCGTGCTCACGGTCACCCCCTACCGCTGGGTCAAGCCTGACGGCGAGGACAAGCTCCCCCGCCTCATCGAAGCCGTGTGCAGCGGAAACCTTGACGTCCTCACCTTCACCAGTGCCCCCGCCGTCGACGCCCTCTGGAGCACCGCGCACGAGATGGGCGTCTACAAGCAGCTGATAGACACCCTCAAGACCAGCGTCACCACCGCCGTGGTGGGACCTGTCACGGCCCAGCCCCTCCTGGACGCGGGGGTGACGCCGCTCATCCCGGAACGCTTCCGCATGGGCGCATTGATCAGGCTGGTGTGCGAGCACCTTGCCCTGAACCACGTCCGGCGGCTGGATACCAGGTCAGGCAATATCGAGCTCCGCGGCCGCAGCCTGCGCATCGACGGCCAGCCCGTGGAACTGGCACCCGCCCCGCTGCTGCTGCTCCGCGCGCTCCTCGGCGCCGGCGGGGCGGTCCTGTCCCGCGAATCGCTGTCCGACCTGCTGGAACTCCGCGGCTCCGTCCACGCACTGGACATGACCGTCAGCCGGCTGCGGTCCTCTCTCCCGGACGGACGGCTGGTGGAGACAGTGGTGAAGCGCGGCTACCGGATCCGCGTGTGA
- a CDS encoding cysteine desulfurase, with protein MAVVTTPATLERALPAMDDAEVLRIRNDFPALNQEVNGQPLVYLDSGATSQNPLSVIEAEQEFYEQRNAAVHRGAHHLAVEATEAFEDARQTVADFVGADYSETIWTSNATEGINLLAYALSSAGLWAAQGRGDARLRELALNPGDEIVVTEMEHHANLIPWQELAFRTGATLRHIPVDDAGRLRMDAAGEIIGSRTRLVAFTHASNVLGTINPVADLVGLARRSGAMVVLDACQSAPHLPLDVKELDVDFAVFSGHKMLAPTGIGVLYGKQEILDVLPPFLTGGSMITTVTMERAEYLPAPQRFEAGTQRISQAVALAAAVNYLTETGLDRIHQWETALGQRMVAGLEAIPGIRVLGPAAGEERIGLAAFDVEGVHAHDVGQFLDSRGIAVRVGHHCAQPLHRRLGLTATSRASAYLYNTTNDVDQFLDAVAGVRAYFRA; from the coding sequence TTGGCCGTAGTAACCACGCCTGCCACGCTGGAACGCGCTTTGCCGGCCATGGACGACGCCGAGGTCCTCCGCATCCGCAACGACTTCCCGGCCCTGAACCAGGAGGTCAACGGCCAGCCGCTGGTGTACCTGGACTCGGGGGCGACCTCCCAAAACCCGCTGAGCGTGATCGAAGCCGAGCAGGAATTCTACGAACAGCGCAACGCAGCGGTGCACCGGGGTGCACACCACCTTGCCGTGGAGGCCACGGAAGCCTTCGAGGACGCACGCCAAACGGTTGCGGACTTCGTCGGCGCGGACTATTCCGAGACCATCTGGACGTCCAACGCCACGGAAGGGATCAACCTCCTGGCCTACGCGCTGTCCAGCGCTGGGCTCTGGGCTGCCCAGGGCAGGGGCGATGCCCGGCTTAGGGAGCTTGCACTGAACCCGGGTGACGAAATCGTGGTCACCGAGATGGAACACCACGCCAATCTCATCCCCTGGCAGGAATTGGCCTTCCGGACAGGGGCAACACTGCGCCATATCCCCGTCGACGACGCCGGACGCCTCCGGATGGACGCCGCCGGGGAGATCATCGGCAGCAGGACCCGGTTGGTCGCGTTCACCCACGCCTCGAACGTCCTGGGCACCATCAACCCCGTCGCCGACCTGGTAGGCCTGGCGCGGCGGTCGGGCGCCATGGTGGTTTTGGACGCCTGCCAGTCCGCCCCACACCTGCCGCTGGACGTCAAGGAGTTGGACGTTGACTTCGCCGTTTTCTCCGGCCACAAGATGCTCGCCCCCACCGGAATCGGGGTGCTGTACGGCAAGCAGGAGATCCTGGATGTCCTCCCGCCCTTCCTGACCGGCGGTTCGATGATCACCACCGTCACCATGGAACGCGCGGAATATCTGCCTGCACCCCAGCGCTTCGAAGCGGGAACCCAGCGGATTTCCCAAGCGGTAGCCCTTGCCGCAGCTGTGAACTACCTTACGGAGACCGGGCTAGACCGGATCCATCAGTGGGAAACCGCGCTTGGGCAGCGCATGGTGGCCGGCCTTGAGGCCATCCCCGGCATCCGCGTCCTTGGCCCCGCGGCGGGGGAGGAACGCATCGGGCTTGCCGCGTTCGACGTCGAAGGGGTGCACGCGCATGACGTCGGACAGTTCCTCGACTCGCGCGGAATTGCCGTGCGTGTTGGCCACCACTGCGCCCAGCCGCTGCACCGCCGGCTCGGCCTCACCGCCACCAGCCGGGCCAGCGCCTACCTCTACAACACGACGAACGACGTCGACCAATTCCTGGATGCCGTGGCCGGCGTGCGGGCCTATTTCCGCGCCTAG